In Gimesia benthica, a single window of DNA contains:
- a CDS encoding NAD(P)/FAD-dependent oxidoreductase, producing MTEQTSAGTVIVVGGGIIGIASAHYLSDAGFQVTVIERKTIAGACSHANCGFIVPSHVLPLTEPAALKTALKSLFTPRAPFRVRPQWDFSFWKWMWHFGRRCTHKQMLAAAPALKAMLDLSLQEYRRLLEQQDLACEWRDEGLLYVFQTERGLNEYRQTDRLLTEHFGVAAREIPGETLSAFDPALKPGLAGAFHYRCDASLKPDLLAAAWTAQLRDRGVQFQEMCELTGVTHAGGKITQLETSQGELQADAVVFATGAWSPLLAEQLGCAIPILPGKGYSVTMAAPDPSPRYPMLFPEHKVGVCPFENRFRLGSMMEFTGYDTTIPEYRIQQLRDSAQPYLVTPSTETEYERWYGWRPMTWDSLPIIGLVPRLNNAWLAAGHNMLGMSMAPATGKLIAQLVASETPDLDPVPYAPDRFE from the coding sequence ATGACAGAGCAGACATCAGCGGGAACCGTGATCGTCGTGGGAGGCGGGATTATCGGGATCGCCAGTGCGCACTACCTGTCTGACGCCGGGTTTCAGGTGACGGTCATCGAACGAAAGACGATTGCGGGTGCCTGCTCGCATGCGAATTGCGGGTTTATCGTGCCGAGCCATGTGTTGCCCCTCACCGAACCTGCGGCCCTTAAAACGGCTTTGAAATCACTGTTCACCCCGCGTGCCCCCTTTCGCGTCAGGCCCCAATGGGATTTTTCGTTCTGGAAATGGATGTGGCACTTCGGCCGCCGTTGCACTCACAAACAGATGCTGGCAGCAGCGCCTGCTTTGAAAGCCATGCTTGATTTATCACTGCAGGAATACCGGCGGTTGCTCGAACAGCAAGACCTCGCCTGTGAATGGCGCGACGAAGGTCTGCTATACGTGTTTCAGACAGAACGGGGGCTGAATGAATATCGCCAGACCGATCGTCTGCTGACGGAGCACTTCGGCGTTGCGGCTCGGGAGATTCCGGGAGAGACGCTATCGGCCTTCGATCCGGCACTCAAACCGGGACTGGCGGGGGCCTTCCATTACAGGTGTGACGCTTCGCTGAAACCGGATCTGCTGGCTGCTGCCTGGACCGCGCAATTACGGGATCGGGGCGTTCAATTTCAGGAAATGTGTGAGCTGACGGGGGTCACACATGCGGGAGGCAAGATTACACAGCTGGAGACTTCGCAGGGAGAACTGCAGGCCGATGCGGTAGTGTTTGCGACCGGGGCCTGGAGTCCGCTCCTGGCGGAGCAGCTGGGCTGCGCAATTCCGATCCTGCCTGGCAAAGGGTATTCGGTGACGATGGCGGCACCAGATCCAAGCCCGCGGTATCCGATGCTGTTCCCCGAGCATAAGGTTGGCGTCTGTCCGTTCGAGAATCGGTTCCGGCTGGGATCGATGATGGAATTTACTGGCTATGACACTACGATTCCCGAATATCGCATTCAGCAGTTACGGGACTCGGCGCAGCCGTACCTGGTGACTCCCTCTACCGAGACCGAGTACGAACGCTGGTATGGCTGGCGGCCGATGACGTGGGACAGCCTGCCGATCATCGGTCTGGTGCCCCGTCTGAATAATGCCTGGCTGGCAGCGGGGCACAACATGCTGGGAATGAGCATGGCACCCGCGACCGGGAAGCTGATTGCCCAGCTCGTAGCGTCAGAAACTCCCGATCTCGACCCGGTGCCGTATGCTCCGGACCGCTTTGAATGA
- a CDS encoding glutaredoxin domain-containing protein, with protein sequence MRNDFSIINVRLSQLLRLIVPCLLCLFSFSSQALAENNLLQDDPKRCAVIELFIRNDCEDCPEVVKRVEEYAEKNGRIRLHIHNLDESKKHEERYQQILQYFQLKEATLPAAYGCNSLLRKLKPDESTDRRLDSLLTVTAYVRSGCSKCAAAKEFIAGLQQRHPVFKFKEHDLVSSNEAREKVQELSQRYRKQAVSVPVIHICNKLMIGWTGEATTGEELESTLKYWTSECPEKEKKEDQESSLDQRLLPETVDTATAAVSHAGNSEFLLVSFVADPGEADAAEDDPLPPIPGNDPLPPIPGGSAVAPPIPGGEPPPPVMDGGPPIPVPAQEKDTIEVPLLGELSRSRLGMPAFTFLIGLVDGFNPCAMWVLLFLLSLLVNLKSRVKIVAVAGTFVLISGLAYFAFMAAWLNVFLLIGYLRPVQLLLGIFATLVGLIHIKDFFAFKKGISLSIPEWAKPGLYARMRRVVNAESLVGAIIGASILAVLVNIIELLCTAGYQLCIPKF encoded by the coding sequence ATGAGAAATGATTTTTCAATCATCAATGTCAGGTTGAGCCAGCTGTTGAGGCTGATTGTTCCCTGTCTGCTCTGTCTCTTCTCTTTTTCCTCACAGGCTCTGGCTGAGAACAATCTGCTGCAGGACGATCCCAAACGTTGTGCCGTGATTGAGCTGTTTATCCGCAATGACTGTGAAGACTGCCCGGAAGTTGTGAAGCGGGTCGAGGAATATGCTGAAAAGAATGGTCGAATCCGACTGCATATCCATAATCTGGATGAATCGAAGAAACACGAAGAGCGGTATCAGCAGATCCTGCAGTATTTCCAGCTGAAAGAAGCGACGCTGCCGGCCGCTTATGGCTGTAATTCCCTGTTGAGAAAACTGAAGCCGGATGAATCGACCGATCGTCGCCTGGATTCCCTGCTGACTGTGACTGCCTATGTCCGTTCGGGGTGCTCCAAGTGCGCCGCCGCGAAAGAGTTCATCGCCGGTCTCCAACAGCGGCATCCGGTCTTTAAATTCAAAGAACATGATCTGGTCTCGAGTAATGAGGCTCGGGAAAAGGTGCAGGAGCTTTCCCAGCGGTATCGCAAGCAGGCCGTCAGTGTGCCCGTGATCCATATCTGCAATAAGCTGATGATCGGTTGGACGGGGGAAGCCACAACCGGCGAAGAGCTGGAATCGACGCTGAAATACTGGACTTCCGAGTGCCCCGAGAAAGAGAAAAAGGAGGACCAGGAGAGTTCCCTCGATCAACGGTTGCTTCCCGAAACGGTCGATACGGCGACGGCAGCCGTTTCTCATGCAGGAAACAGCGAGTTCCTGTTAGTCTCGTTCGTAGCTGATCCGGGTGAGGCAGATGCAGCGGAAGATGATCCCCTGCCCCCGATCCCCGGTAATGATCCACTCCCCCCGATACCGGGAGGCAGTGCAGTGGCTCCGCCGATCCCGGGAGGAGAGCCGCCCCCTCCGGTAATGGATGGTGGACCTCCGATTCCTGTGCCTGCTCAGGAAAAGGATACCATCGAAGTTCCCTTGTTGGGGGAATTGAGTCGAAGCCGGTTAGGAATGCCGGCTTTTACTTTTTTAATCGGTCTGGTCGACGGTTTTAATCCGTGTGCCATGTGGGTGCTGCTGTTTCTGCTCTCCCTGCTGGTGAATCTGAAAAGCCGGGTGAAAATCGTGGCGGTTGCGGGCACGTTTGTGCTGATCAGCGGCCTGGCCTATTTCGCCTTCATGGCGGCCTGGCTGAATGTCTTCCTGCTGATTGGCTACCTGAGACCCGTACAGTTACTGCTGGGGATCTTTGCCACCCTGGTGGGGTTGATCCACATCAAGGATTTTTTTGCGTTCAAGAAAGGGATCTCGCTCTCCATACCGGAATGGGCCAAACCTGGTCTGTATGCGCGAATGCGACGCGTGGTGAATGCTGAAAGTCTGGTCGGGGCAATTATTGGTGCCTCGATTCTGGCGGTACTGGTGAATATCATCGAACTACTCTGCACTGCGGGTTACCAGCTTTGTATACCGAAATTCTGA
- a CDS encoding amidohydrolase family protein, with amino-acid sequence MNRSESGLTRRELLQCAATAGVAVALGNSLSQATDPKDARPTIIDTNVSLFDWPFRQLPLDETSLLVKKLRSLGVLQAWAGSYEGILHRDLASVNQRLAEECQKYPELIPFGTINVSLPGWEDDFRDCISLHQMPGVRVYPGYHGYALDDPRFQELLKQAASQKVLVQIVVSLEDTRTQSHLLRVADLDLQPLSEVVKQIPDCKVQLLNARPRSPLLKQLEETPGIYFDTARVDGTDGVPNLIEAAPSGRVLFGSHAPFLIPEAPLVRVYEARKLDAPALAALLSGNASRLLSTCREKQASAVRERKPEPLPTTIDAELIHAGLPGQAQLKRYRIWDSYFTPSHSNPGRDGSSRLIADIERALPAARTGQFEKLCYFAHVGLGTTSDSQLEQLLREQPDVILKPLERWPDLLIGMMQLNANDVPASLAALDQWIKDGPMRGVYFASSGPGAQVCTHPNFNPLVERIGELNGVIMQHTWFKTGGKGGPGESTPDDLVVLAKRFPDQQFLCAHAGGEWEQGIRAVRDCGNILVETSGFDPTAGFIEMAVRELGAERVVFGSHLPSRSLGTELCKVTCAQITEQEKFLILGENYRRLLVAQGAKAD; translated from the coding sequence TTGAACCGGTCCGAATCAGGTCTGACACGTCGTGAACTACTACAGTGTGCTGCGACAGCTGGTGTCGCAGTCGCGTTGGGAAACAGTCTCAGTCAGGCAACCGATCCTAAAGATGCGCGACCAACGATCATCGATACCAATGTCAGCCTGTTCGACTGGCCTTTTCGTCAGCTCCCACTGGATGAGACCTCTCTGCTGGTCAAGAAGCTGCGCTCGCTGGGCGTGCTACAAGCCTGGGCCGGCAGTTATGAAGGCATTCTGCATCGCGATCTGGCTTCCGTCAATCAGCGACTGGCTGAGGAATGTCAGAAGTATCCCGAACTGATACCGTTCGGCACGATCAATGTGTCACTGCCGGGCTGGGAAGACGATTTCCGGGATTGTATCTCCTTGCATCAGATGCCAGGCGTGCGGGTTTACCCCGGATATCATGGTTACGCTTTGGATGATCCCCGATTTCAGGAACTTTTGAAACAGGCAGCCAGTCAGAAGGTTCTGGTGCAGATTGTCGTTTCGCTGGAAGACACGCGTACGCAGAGTCATCTGTTGCGTGTGGCTGATCTGGATTTACAGCCGCTTTCGGAAGTGGTCAAGCAGATTCCCGACTGCAAAGTCCAACTGCTTAACGCGCGTCCGCGTTCACCGCTGCTGAAACAGCTGGAAGAGACACCCGGTATCTATTTCGATACCGCTCGCGTGGATGGAACCGATGGCGTACCAAATCTGATCGAAGCTGCTCCGTCGGGGCGGGTCCTGTTTGGCAGTCATGCGCCGTTTCTGATTCCTGAAGCACCACTGGTGCGTGTTTATGAAGCCCGCAAGCTCGACGCACCGGCGCTGGCCGCCCTGCTGTCGGGAAATGCCAGTCGCCTGCTGAGCACTTGTCGGGAGAAGCAGGCTTCTGCCGTTCGGGAACGTAAACCAGAGCCCCTGCCCACAACGATCGACGCCGAACTAATTCATGCCGGGCTGCCTGGTCAAGCACAGTTGAAACGCTATCGCATCTGGGATTCCTACTTCACCCCCTCACATTCGAATCCGGGACGGGACGGGAGTAGCCGCCTGATCGCGGATATTGAGCGTGCCCTGCCCGCTGCCCGCACCGGTCAGTTTGAAAAACTGTGTTACTTCGCGCATGTGGGACTGGGCACAACCAGTGATTCCCAGCTGGAGCAACTGCTGCGGGAGCAACCTGACGTAATACTGAAACCGCTGGAGCGCTGGCCCGATTTGTTAATCGGGATGATGCAGCTGAATGCCAACGATGTGCCGGCTTCCCTGGCGGCTTTGGATCAGTGGATCAAGGACGGGCCGATGCGGGGCGTCTATTTCGCCAGCAGTGGTCCCGGGGCACAGGTCTGCACGCACCCGAACTTCAACCCGCTGGTCGAACGCATTGGCGAGTTGAACGGCGTGATCATGCAGCACACCTGGTTCAAGACTGGTGGCAAAGGGGGACCGGGTGAATCAACGCCGGACGACCTCGTGGTTCTGGCCAAACGATTTCCCGACCAGCAATTCCTGTGCGCCCACGCAGGTGGCGAATGGGAACAAGGCATCCGCGCGGTCCGGGATTGCGGGAATATTCTCGTCGAGACTTCCGGCTTCGACCCGACGGCGGGCTTCATTGAAATGGCCGTCCGCGAACTGGGGGCCGAACGCGTGGTCTTTGGAAGCCATCTCCCCTCACGCTCACTGGGAACCGAATTGTGCAAAGTCACCTGTGCGCAGATCACCGAACAGGAGAAATTCCTGATCCTGGGTGAGAACTATCGGCGGTTGCTGGTGGCGCAGGGTGCGAAAGCAGACTGA
- a CDS encoding 4-hydroxyproline epimerase, with the protein MTGSESRIHIIDSHTAGEPTRVVLSGGPELGTGPLSARRDRFRETADGFRRTLIDEPRGNEAMVGALLCEPTDPTCAAGVIFFNSRGYLGMCGHGTIGVAVTLAYLGRIDPGMHKFETPVGIVSVELHDAHTASIENVPSYRLKTDVTVEVPQLGPIHGDLAWGGNWFFLADSPLPLTAERIPELTTAGLRLRSALAEQGICGADGEEIDHIEFFGPAESSEADSRNFVLCPGGAYDRSPCGTGLSAKLACLAAAGKLAPGETWVQESIIGSRFEGSYRQGPADQILPRITGSAYIVSESQLIQQPGDPFGQGIPAGAFV; encoded by the coding sequence ATGACGGGGTCTGAATCGCGGATCCACATCATCGACTCGCATACCGCAGGGGAGCCGACACGTGTCGTGCTGTCAGGGGGGCCTGAGCTTGGTACGGGGCCGCTGAGTGCGCGACGGGATCGGTTCCGGGAGACCGCAGACGGCTTTCGTCGTACCCTGATTGATGAACCTCGGGGCAACGAGGCGATGGTGGGTGCCCTGCTCTGTGAGCCGACCGATCCCACGTGCGCCGCGGGCGTCATCTTCTTTAATAGCCGCGGCTACCTGGGGATGTGCGGCCATGGGACGATCGGTGTTGCAGTCACGCTGGCCTACCTGGGACGGATTGATCCGGGGATGCATAAGTTCGAAACGCCCGTGGGTATCGTCAGTGTCGAATTACACGACGCGCATACGGCCTCGATTGAAAACGTCCCCAGCTATCGTCTTAAGACGGATGTCACGGTCGAGGTTCCTCAACTGGGACCCATTCATGGTGACCTCGCCTGGGGTGGTAACTGGTTCTTTCTGGCGGATTCCCCACTGCCGTTGACTGCCGAACGGATTCCGGAGCTGACGACCGCCGGCTTACGTTTGCGGAGTGCTTTAGCAGAACAAGGCATTTGTGGTGCGGATGGTGAGGAAATCGACCATATTGAATTCTTCGGTCCTGCAGAATCGTCAGAGGCGGACAGTCGAAATTTTGTACTCTGCCCGGGAGGCGCTTACGACCGTTCTCCTTGTGGCACAGGGTTGAGTGCGAAGCTGGCCTGCCTGGCTGCTGCGGGAAAGCTGGCACCGGGTGAGACCTGGGTGCAGGAGAGTATCATCGGCAGCCGGTTTGAGGGATCGTATCGACAGGGACCCGCTGACCAGATTCTGCCCCGGATTACGGGCAGTGCGTATATCGTGAGTGAAAGTCAGCTGATCCAACAGCCGGGCGATCCGTTTGGACAAGGCATCCCGGCAGGAGCCTTTGTATGA
- a CDS encoding AraC family transcriptional regulator, whose translation MIHEFLQQLDEPFTGEALFDHLSDIVYFIKDRSGAYLVVNTTLQQRCGMQTKAQLLGRTPCEVFRSPLGNRFQEQDQRVLKTGKPLLSQLELHVYPSREVGWCLTTKLPLKNRRGTVVGLVGVSKDLQLPDYATTEYQHVATAIQYAEQHLAEPPSIPELAAQAQMSRYQFDRRIRRVFGLNASQWLLKLRIDLAQQQLCETDAPISVIALNVGYADQSAFTRQFRSTTGMTPQDYRRTGRRGE comes from the coding sequence ATGATCCACGAATTCCTGCAGCAACTGGACGAACCGTTTACCGGCGAAGCACTTTTCGATCATCTGTCTGATATCGTCTATTTCATCAAGGACAGGAGTGGGGCGTATCTCGTGGTGAACACCACGCTGCAGCAGCGGTGTGGCATGCAAACCAAGGCCCAACTGCTGGGACGGACCCCCTGTGAAGTCTTTCGGTCGCCGCTGGGAAACCGCTTTCAGGAACAGGATCAGCGCGTGCTCAAAACCGGGAAACCCTTGCTTTCCCAACTCGAACTGCACGTCTACCCCTCGCGGGAAGTGGGCTGGTGCCTGACGACCAAGCTGCCCCTCAAGAACCGCCGGGGAACCGTGGTCGGACTGGTCGGGGTTTCCAAAGACCTGCAACTGCCGGACTACGCGACCACAGAATATCAGCACGTTGCCACCGCCATCCAATATGCCGAACAGCATCTGGCAGAACCCCCGTCCATTCCGGAACTGGCTGCGCAGGCACAGATGTCCCGCTATCAGTTCGACCGCCGAATCCGTCGCGTGTTCGGTTTGAATGCCAGCCAGTGGCTGTTGAAACTCCGCATCGATCTGGCACAGCAGCAGTTATGCGAGACGGATGCTCCCATCTCTGTAATCGCCCTGAATGTCGGCTACGCCGACCAGAGTGCCTTCACACGTCAGTTCCGCAGTACGACCGGTATGACGCCCCAGGATTATCGCCGCACGGGACGTCGGGGAGAATGA
- a CDS encoding DUF1501 domain-containing protein produces the protein MKHSSEPLQTRRDFFARTSDGIMGAALTHLFCQDFFGGTQALASESEHAPQQYDLKPKEPHHPPKATSVIHLFMNGGPSQMDLFDPKPVLDKMDGKPYPGNIEDLGNSNTSSIGEMLGGQYKFARHGESGMWMADVLPETAKMTDELCLINSMWTDHPNHDNALYKIHSGRLFMGYPTFGSWTVYGLGTENQNLPAYVVLTDPLGAPKNGTRNWTAGFLPPTYQGTRLRPTGSPILNLKPQYEQPSAVTESAQKLLNQLDEIHRKERPYNPLLDARIESYSLAARMQMSATEALDLSKETKPTLEQYGIGEKATDSYGRRCLLARRLVERGVRFVQIFLEEQPWDSHADLNANHRLMCERTDKPVAGLLRDLKQRGLLDNTLVIWGGEFGRTPTTQKSSNGYSGRDHNMQAFTSWMAGGGVKGGTTYGVTDDFGHSVVENPVSVHDFHATILHLLGLHHQKLHFTRSGLEERLTGVKPPRVVKEIIS, from the coding sequence ATGAAGCATTCTTCCGAACCACTGCAGACACGTCGTGACTTTTTTGCCCGGACCAGTGATGGCATCATGGGCGCAGCGCTGACGCACCTGTTCTGCCAGGACTTTTTTGGCGGAACGCAGGCGCTCGCATCCGAGTCAGAACATGCGCCACAACAGTACGACCTGAAACCGAAGGAACCGCACCATCCGCCCAAAGCGACATCGGTGATCCACCTGTTTATGAACGGGGGGCCGAGCCAGATGGATCTGTTCGATCCCAAGCCGGTGCTCGACAAGATGGATGGCAAACCCTACCCGGGAAACATCGAAGACCTGGGAAACTCGAACACGAGCAGTATCGGAGAAATGCTGGGCGGACAATACAAGTTCGCCCGCCACGGGGAATCAGGAATGTGGATGGCCGACGTCCTGCCGGAAACCGCGAAGATGACTGACGAACTCTGTCTGATCAACTCGATGTGGACCGACCACCCCAACCACGACAATGCCCTGTATAAAATTCACAGCGGGCGGCTGTTCATGGGCTATCCCACTTTTGGTTCCTGGACCGTCTACGGGCTGGGCACCGAAAATCAGAACCTGCCCGCGTATGTCGTGCTGACCGATCCCCTGGGGGCTCCCAAGAACGGTACCCGTAACTGGACAGCCGGCTTTCTGCCTCCGACTTACCAGGGAACGCGGCTGCGTCCGACCGGTTCGCCAATCCTGAACCTTAAACCTCAGTACGAACAACCTTCCGCGGTGACCGAGTCCGCGCAGAAACTGCTGAACCAGCTGGATGAAATTCATCGGAAAGAACGCCCTTATAATCCGCTGCTGGATGCCCGCATCGAGTCCTACAGCCTGGCGGCGCGGATGCAGATGTCGGCTACCGAGGCCCTGGACCTTTCCAAGGAAACGAAACCCACACTGGAACAGTATGGTATCGGCGAGAAAGCGACCGACTCGTATGGTCGTCGCTGTCTGCTGGCCCGCCGTCTGGTGGAACGGGGCGTCCGGTTTGTGCAGATCTTCCTGGAAGAACAACCATGGGACAGTCACGCCGACCTGAATGCCAACCATCGCCTGATGTGCGAACGCACGGACAAACCGGTGGCTGGCCTGCTGCGTGACCTGAAACAGCGGGGACTGCTCGATAACACGCTGGTCATCTGGGGCGGTGAATTCGGACGGACGCCGACCACGCAGAAATCATCGAACGGCTATTCGGGCCGCGACCACAACATGCAGGCCTTCACATCCTGGATGGCCGGCGGTGGCGTGAAAGGGGGCACCACCTACGGCGTCACCGACGATTTCGGACACAGCGTCGTCGAGAATCCGGTGAGCGTGCATGACTTCCATGCGACCATTCTACACCTGCTGGGTCTGCATCATCAGAAACTGCACTTCACCCGCAGTGGACTGGAAGAGCGGCTGACCGGGGTCAAGCCGCCCCGCGTGGTCAAGGAGATCATCAGTTGA
- a CDS encoding dihydrodipicolinate synthase family protein — MPALMTPCQTDGSPNYDALVSKARELIDLGMRAVVYCGSMGDWPLLTDAQRQEGVRRLVEAGVPVVVGTGAQNTQSAVAHAKHAQAVGAAGLMLIPRVLSRGSSPAAQKSHFADILKTADRLPAVIYNSPWYGFETRADLFFELRRSYANLVGFKEFGGAEALNYAAEQITTGEPGLSLMVGVDTQVFHGFVNCGAVGAITGVGNALPIPVLKLIALCERAAQGDVEARMLALELDAALAVLSRFDEGPDLVLYYKSLMVLEGNPEYQLHFNPSDQLSESQRCFLHDQWQLFKNWWNQWPGANA; from the coding sequence ATGCCGGCTTTGATGACTCCCTGTCAGACAGATGGAAGTCCCAATTATGACGCGCTGGTCAGCAAGGCCCGGGAGCTGATTGACCTGGGGATGCGGGCAGTGGTGTATTGTGGCTCCATGGGAGACTGGCCGCTGTTGACCGATGCACAACGTCAGGAAGGTGTCAGGCGACTGGTCGAAGCGGGAGTGCCGGTCGTTGTTGGTACGGGGGCTCAAAACACGCAGAGTGCTGTGGCTCATGCAAAGCATGCCCAGGCGGTGGGTGCAGCCGGACTGATGCTGATTCCCCGCGTGCTTTCGCGCGGTTCCTCACCAGCGGCACAAAAGTCTCATTTCGCAGATATTCTCAAAACAGCCGACAGGTTGCCGGCGGTGATTTATAACAGTCCCTGGTACGGTTTTGAAACCCGCGCGGACCTGTTCTTTGAACTTCGGCGGTCGTATGCGAATCTAGTGGGCTTCAAGGAATTCGGAGGGGCGGAGGCCCTGAACTACGCCGCCGAGCAGATTACAACCGGTGAGCCGGGGCTGTCGCTGATGGTGGGCGTGGATACGCAGGTCTTTCACGGATTTGTGAACTGTGGTGCCGTCGGTGCGATCACGGGGGTAGGAAATGCGTTGCCAATCCCCGTACTGAAGCTGATCGCGCTCTGTGAACGGGCAGCGCAGGGAGATGTCGAGGCCCGCATGCTGGCTCTGGAACTGGATGCGGCCCTGGCGGTCCTCTCCCGGTTTGACGAAGGCCCCGACCTGGTTCTGTATTACAAATCGCTGATGGTCCTGGAGGGGAACCCCGAATATCAGTTGCACTTTAACCCGTCGGATCAGCTGTCTGAAAGCCAGCGGTGTTTTCTGCACGATCAGTGGCAGTTATTTAAGAACTGGTGGAACCAGTGGCCGGGAGCAAACGCATGA